Genomic segment of Labilithrix sp.:
GCGCGAGGTGGCGCCGCGCGGCTGGAACAGCTCCAGCGTCACGAACACGCCGCCTGGCGGCAGGACGCGGCGCGCCTCGCCGACGCCGCGGCGCAGGTCGGCGAGGTTCCGCATCCCGAACCCGCAGATGACGGCGTCGAAGGAGGCGTCGTCGAACGGGAGCGCGAGCGCGTCGCCGACGACGGGCCTCGCGCGGCGGACCTTGCTCGCGCCGAGCTGGAGCATCTTCTCCGAGGCGTCGCACGCGACGACCTCTGCCTCGGGGAACGCCTCTTCGAGCAGCGCCGCGAGGTCGAGCGTGCCCGCGCAGAGGTCGAGGATGCGTGGGCCGGCGCTCCCCATGACGCGCTCCGAAGACGGAGCGCTTCGCGAGGCGGCCCGCTCGACGACGGGGCGGATGGCGTCGATGGCCTTCTTGCGCCAGCCCTTGTCGATGCCGAGCGTCATGAGGCGGTTCATGCGGTCGTACGACGGCGCGATGCGGTCGAACATCTCGCGGTTGCCGGTGGCGTGCGCGGCCGGCGCGGCGCCGCGCTTCGCGAGCTCGGGCTCCACGCGTCCGTTCACGGACCTCGGGTTCAGGTCGATGCCGAGCTCGCTCCAGATCTCGTCGACGCGGCGACGCGTGGCCTCGTCCGAAACGCAGACGTCGGGCCACTCGCGTTGGTAGCCCTCCTCCGGCCATTTCTTGGTGCCGTCGATCGCCATCTTGCCGCCCCAGAACTGCTGCGACGCGCCGTGATCGAGGTGATCGACGGGGCCGTCGACCATCGAGATGTCGCGCTTCGGATCGAGGTTCGCGAGGAGGCGCCACGCGACCTCGGCCGTGTTCTGGACGTCGACGTCCTCGTCGACGACGCAGATGACCTTGGTGAAGGACATCTGCCCCGCGCCCCACAGCCCGTGCGCGACGCGGGCGGCGTGGAAGGGGAACTGCTTCTTGATCGAGACGATGCAGAGGTTGTGGAACGCCCCTTCGACGGGGAGGTTCATGTCCACGACCTCGGGGAACATCATCTTGAGGAGCGGGAGGAAGAGGCGCTCGGTCGCCTTGCCGAGCCACGCGTCTTCCATCGGCGGCGGCCCCACGAGCGTGGCGGGGTACACCGCGTCCTCGCGATGCGTGACGCACGTGACGTGGAAGCGCGGGAAGCCCTCGACCGGCGTGTAGTAGCCGGTGTGATCGCCGAAGGGACCTTCGTCGAAGAGCGGCTCGCTCGGGTCGACGTAACCTTCGAGGACGAAGTCGGCGTCGGCGGGGACCTCGAGGTCCACCGTCTTGCAGCGCACGTGCTCGACCGACTTGCCACGGAGGAAGCCGGCGAACATCCACTCGTCGATGCCGTCGGGCAGCGGCGCGGTCGCGGCGTACGTGAGGGCGGGATCGCCGCCGAACGCGACCGCGACCTCGAGCCGCTTGCCGAGCTCCTTCGCGCGGCGGAAGTGCCGCGCGCCGGTCTTGTGGATCTGCCAGTGCATCGCGGTCGTCTTCCGATCGATGCGCTGCATCCGGTACATGCCGATGTTGCGGATCCCGGTGTCGGGGTCGCGCGTGATGACGTTGGGCAGCGTGAAGAACGGGCCGCCGTCGCGGGGCCACGTGGTCATCACCGGGAACGCGTCGAGGTTCACGGCGTCGCCCTCGAGGACGACCTCCTGGCACTTCGCGCTCGAGACCTTGCGCGGCACTGCGGTCGCGAGCGCGGGGAGCTTCCGCGCCATCTCGGCGAGCTCCTTCGCGCTGCCGGGCGCCTTCGTGTGGACGAGCTCGGCGATCGCGCGCGCGTGCTCTTCGAGGTCGGAGACGCCGAGCGCGAGCGACATCCGCCGCCGCGACCCGAACGCGTTGATGAGGAGGGGGAACTTGGAGAGGGACCCGTCCGCGAGCCGCGGCCGCTCGAACAGCAGCGCGGGCCCGCCGGCCTTCATCGTCCGGTCGGCGATCTCGGCGAGCTCGAGGTACGGATCGACCTCGCGCCGAACACGCACGAGCTCCCCCTCCTTCTCGAGGCGCGCAAGGAACGCGTTCAGCCCGTCATACATGCCCCGTCGCCCGACCTTTCCAAAGTTTCAAAAAGATTTGAAACCTCCTTAGAGGCGACCCCTCGGGGCGTCAAGGCTCACGGGATTTCGCGGAGTTAGCGTCGAGCGAGCTTCCGGGCGCGTCGTGGTCAGCACTACTTGCAGCGCTACTTGCAGAGCGACGGATCGTTCGGCGCGCACGTGCCGTCGAGGCATTTGTGGAACGGGAGGCATCCAGGGTCGTCCTCGTCGCAGGTCTCGCCGTCCTTCTTGAAGGCGACGCACTTGTTGATCGTCTGGTCGCAGTGAGACGCGCGGCACATCGTGAAGTCGGAGGTGGGCCGCGCGGCGAGGTACGATCGATCCATGGCTGGAGGCGAGCTGGCGGCGGAGGTCCCTTGCATGATCTGCCTCTGCGACGAGGGCGTGTGGACCAAGGCGACGCGCGTCTTCGAGGGCCACGAGAGCGATCGCTACGTATGCGAGAAGCGCCACGAGTTCGGGATGGACTGGCGTACCCCGCCGACCGAGCGTCAATGGCCGCCGCCGGGTCGCGCCCGCGCCTAAGAAGCCGGGAAGCCGGTCGAGCGCGAGACCGCCACGACCCTGACGCCCTCATCACGGGAACGGAGGGGCGGCTCCGGGTGTTCGCGGAGGGATGTCGTTCTTCGTGGTGCGGGCCGTCTCCGCCGCCGGTGCGCGGGCGTCGCAGGATCGCGCGGACGTCTTCGCGCGCGGGGAGACGGCGGTGCTCG
This window contains:
- a CDS encoding menaquinone biosynthesis decarboxylase; the protein is MYDGLNAFLARLEKEGELVRVRREVDPYLELAEIADRTMKAGGPALLFERPRLADGSLSKFPLLINAFGSRRRMSLALGVSDLEEHARAIAELVHTKAPGSAKELAEMARKLPALATAVPRKVSSAKCQEVVLEGDAVNLDAFPVMTTWPRDGGPFFTLPNVITRDPDTGIRNIGMYRMQRIDRKTTAMHWQIHKTGARHFRRAKELGKRLEVAVAFGGDPALTYAATAPLPDGIDEWMFAGFLRGKSVEHVRCKTVDLEVPADADFVLEGYVDPSEPLFDEGPFGDHTGYYTPVEGFPRFHVTCVTHREDAVYPATLVGPPPMEDAWLGKATERLFLPLLKMMFPEVVDMNLPVEGAFHNLCIVSIKKQFPFHAARVAHGLWGAGQMSFTKVICVVDEDVDVQNTAEVAWRLLANLDPKRDISMVDGPVDHLDHGASQQFWGGKMAIDGTKKWPEEGYQREWPDVCVSDEATRRRVDEIWSELGIDLNPRSVNGRVEPELAKRGAAPAAHATGNREMFDRIAPSYDRMNRLMTLGIDKGWRKKAIDAIRPVVERAASRSAPSSERVMGSAGPRILDLCAGTLDLAALLEEAFPEAEVVACDASEKMLQLGASKVRRARPVVGDALALPFDDASFDAVICGFGMRNLADLRRGVGEARRVLPPGGVFVTLELFQPRGATSRLLHGAGLRYALPMLGAAIANDREAYAYLAESMEGFVTREAYEQLLAAEGFTAVTSIDLTLGMAAIVCAEAKPAPRPVANGARA